GAGCAAAGGAGACGACCAATGATCCTGTGCTGTGGAGAAGCCTTAATCGATATGCTGCCCTGTCGAACCCGTGAGAATGCCTCAGCATTTATTCCCTGCGTCGGCGGTGCGGCGTTTAATACCGCGATCGCATTGGGTCGCCAGGGAATGCCGGTGAGCCTGTTTTCCGGTCTCTCAAATGATTTTATGGGCGATATGCTACGCCAGTCTCTTGAAGCTTCCGGGGTTGATTTCTCACCTTCCACGCGAGCGCCGCTGCCGACGACGCTGGCCTTCGTCAGGCTGGTACACGGACAGGCACGCTATACCTTTTACGATGAAAACAGCGCGGGCAGAATGCTGGCAGAAAGCGATCTGCCCAATTTGGGCGACGACGTTACCGCCGTTTTATTCGGCTGCATCAGCCTGATAGCTGAACCGTGCGGCAGCGTTTATGAATCATTGATGGCGAGAGAAGCCCCGCGCCGGGTGATGTTCCTCGACCCGAATATCCGTGAAATCTTTATCCAGGACCGGGAGAAGCATCTGGCCCGTATGATGCGGATGATAGCGCTGGCGGATATTGTCAAACTGTCGGATGAAGACCTTGCCTGGTTTGGCGAGCGCGCAAGCGAAGATGAGGTTATTGCCCGCTGGCTGACGTTGGGTCCAAAACTTATCGTTGTGACCCGTGGTGCGGATGGTGCTGATGCGTGGACGGCTAACTTCAAACTGCATGTTCCCGGCGTCAGCGTGCACGTTGCTGACACCGTCGGTGCCGGAGATACGGTCAATGCCGGGATTTTAGCCAGCCTGTCTCAGGCGCAATGTCTTGAGAAAAGCAAACTAGTGACGCTGTCACGTGAGCAGGTGCGTCATGCCGTTGACCTCGGTATGCGGGCGGCGGCGGTGACGGTCTCAAGGCCAGGAGCGAATCCGCCGTGGGATCACGAGCTGTGAATCCATTTGGATGCTGATGATGACCTGCGAGATGGCTCATACGCAGGTCATCTGACCATTTTTCGCCATATAATTTGTGTCGAGGTAATTGAATGAAACCTAAACCACTCTAATTTATTTATGGATATTGTCGTCTGATTCACTAATATCAGGTTACGTGTACATTTGTCGTCTGAGTCGACATCATTTTTAGGGACAGGATGTCATTAATGAAAAAGAGAAAATGGTTCGCATACCTACGTTACACATCAATTCCGCAACACAAATTTCGTCCGGTGAAATGGCTTGCATTTATTGCTACATTGTTATTTCTGGCGCAGTTTGTGCTCGAAACCCTCCTGTTATCCGAATAAACCCATATTTTCGGTCACACATTCCATCTCAGATTAACCTTAATGAAATATTGTGATGAATCTCTCATTTTCTAAACAAGCGTTGGACAGTAATATCGTAAGCATGTTAGTAATTTAATCAAGCAGGAGAATGGATTTAAATTAAACAGAATTTAAACCCTTCCCAATAAGCTAAAAAAATTTAATTGATAATGGTTTGGATTACTGAACGGTTATCAAAAGGGTAAGTGAATCGAAAGCCCTCAGAGACGAAAGTCTCTGAGGGCTTTTTTTGTTTTTCTATCTCAGGAGTAAAAAAATGTCTAAAGAACGTCGTCTCTCTCGCATTTTCGCAAAAGATGGTAAATCAGTCACTCTGGCACTGGATGGCTACTATTTTTCAACCAAAACAAATGGTATTGATAATACAATAAACCAGCTCCCTACCCTGGTGGAGAGTGGTTTGGATTGTGCGTTGGTTACTTATGGCATGCTCAAAAATTTCCGCGAGGTTTTCAATTGCGTTCCCGTTGTATTACGCGTCGATAGCACGGTGAGTATTTTTGATAATACCGTTCCCGATACGACTCCGGTTTTTTCCATCGAAGATGCACTGAAAGTCGGTGCCGAAGGCGTGGTTTGCATGACCTTCCCCGGTGCATTCAATGAAGAGAAAACGCACATCATGGCGATGCAGCTGGCGCAGGCCGCTGACCGCTGGAATGTGCCGCTGATCGTTGAATCTCTACCGTACGGCTACCCCGTCACCAGCGATGACTCCAACAACCCGGCCATTATCGCCGCCTCGGCGCGCATCGCTGTTGAGCTTGGCGCTGATGTTATCAAAACGCGCTTCACTGGTACCGCGGATGACCGACTGATTGTTGAAGCAAGCGGCGTGCCGGTACTGGCGCTCGGTGGGCCAAAAACCGGTATTGATGGCTACTTCAAGTTTGTCGAGCACTGCATGCAGGTTGGCGCAAAAGGCGTAGCGGTGGGCCGTAATATTACCCAGGACCCACAGCCCGCAAAAGTAGTAGCAGGTCTGAATGCCATCATCCATGAAAATGCCACAGCGGAAGATGCATACAGCCTCTACATGGCTTAATCACACGGATACTAATATGTTTTTAAATAACACCATCATACCGTCAGTTAGAAAATACAAACATTTTGAACAGGCGTTAGCCTGCCCTTCAGAATATGTACTGTTATCCGAAGCGAATATCGGAAATTTGCAATCACTGATTGGCAAATGCCATCAAAGTGGCAAGAAAGTCCTTATTCATCTGGAGTTGCTGGGTGGTTTTAAGCCAGACCAGGCGGGGATCAGTTTGTTAAAAAATTACTACAAGGTTGATGGTGTTATTTCGTCCAATCTCTCGGCCCTACGATTTGCCAAAAAAGAGGGGTTGTTAACAATCTTTCGGGTGTTGCTTATCGATTCGCGTTCGCTGGATCAGTCCATCGATATTGTTAAACATAACCCGCCGGATGCAATTGAGATCTTACCTGCTGAATATGCCTGCCAGTGTCTGGAATTGATTAGCCGGAATTTAAAAGGCTTTGATGTGATATTCATCGCCGGAGGCTTTGTTAAGCGGAAATACCTTGTCGATAAAATATTCCATGCCGGATTTAAGGGTATCACCACCAGCGAACCCGGATTATGGTAACTAATAAGGAGTTCACGAAAATGAACCAACAATATGTCATGGGTATTGATAATGGCGGCACCGTGACCAAAGCGGCTATTTATGACCGCAGCGGCAACGTGGTGGCCATCGCCTCAAAATCAACGCAAATGCTAACGCCAAAGGAATTTCATACCGAGCGCGATATCAACGAACTGTGGGCGGCAAACGTTGAAGTGATCAAAAAAGCTATTGCCCAGTCCGGTATTGACGCCAGCCAGATTACAGGCGTGGCGGTGACCGGCCACGGCAACGGGTTGTATATGGTGGACGAAACCGGTACGCCGGTGCGTAACGGGATTATTTCCACCGACAGCCGGGCGAAAGCGTACGTTGAAAAGTGGTACCGCGAACCAACGTTCTTGACCGATATATTGCCAAAAACCATGCAGTCAATCTGGGCCGGGCAGCCCGTTGCCCTTCTCGCCTGGCTAAAAGACCACGAGCCTGAAACGCTGAGTAAGGCGCGCTACATTTTTATGGTCAAGGATCTGATTCGTTTTTACCTGACTGGTGACGCCTTCCTCGAACTCACCGATATCTCAGGCACCAACCTGATCAACGTCCGCGACCGTGATTATGATTCATCGCTGCTGGCCTGGTGGGGGCTCGCCGAGCTTCGCGACAAACTCCCGCCGATTAAGCTTTCCACAGATTGCTGCGGCTATATTACCGATGAAGTGGCCCGATTAACTGGGTTATGCGCGGGAACGCCGGTCTCCGGCGGCGTCTTTGATATCTCCGCTTCATCCGTCGCTTCCGGTATCAATACCCTGGATAAGCTGGCGATCATCACCGGGACCTGGAGCATCAACGAATACGTGACCGACCATCCCGTTATCGATAAAGATCTGTTTATGACCTCGATCTACCCGATTGAGGGCAAATGGTTAATCACCGAGGCCAGCCCGACTTCCGCCAGCAATCTTGAGTGGTTTATCAATAACTTTATGGAAGGTGACCGCACAACCGCTGCGGCGCAGGGATCATCGGTCTATGAGCTGTGCAATGAACTGGTCTCTACAACCACCGCCGATGAAAGCCACTTGCTGTTCTTCCCGTTTGTATTTGGATCCAACACCATCCCGGATGCTTCAGCGGGTTTTATCGGACTCAATAGTTTCCATAAAAAGGCGCATTTCCTGCGTGCAATCTACGAAGGCGTCGCGTTCAGTCATCTTTATCACACCGAGCGTTTACGCAATATCAACCCAAATTTAAGC
This Klebsiella sp. RHBSTW-00484 DNA region includes the following protein-coding sequences:
- a CDS encoding carbohydrate kinase family protein — encoded protein: MILCCGEALIDMLPCRTRENASAFIPCVGGAAFNTAIALGRQGMPVSLFSGLSNDFMGDMLRQSLEASGVDFSPSTRAPLPTTLAFVRLVHGQARYTFYDENSAGRMLAESDLPNLGDDVTAVLFGCISLIAEPCGSVYESLMAREAPRRVMFLDPNIREIFIQDREKHLARMMRMIALADIVKLSDEDLAWFGERASEDEVIARWLTLGPKLIVVTRGADGADAWTANFKLHVPGVSVHVADTVGAGDTVNAGILASLSQAQCLEKSKLVTLSREQVRHAVDLGMRAAAVTVSRPGANPPWDHEL
- a CDS encoding class I fructose-bisphosphate aldolase: MSKERRLSRIFAKDGKSVTLALDGYYFSTKTNGIDNTINQLPTLVESGLDCALVTYGMLKNFREVFNCVPVVLRVDSTVSIFDNTVPDTTPVFSIEDALKVGAEGVVCMTFPGAFNEEKTHIMAMQLAQAADRWNVPLIVESLPYGYPVTSDDSNNPAIIAASARIAVELGADVIKTRFTGTADDRLIVEASGVPVLALGGPKTGIDGYFKFVEHCMQVGAKGVAVGRNITQDPQPAKVVAGLNAIIHENATAEDAYSLYMA
- a CDS encoding glycerol-3-phosphate responsive antiterminator; translation: MFLNNTIIPSVRKYKHFEQALACPSEYVLLSEANIGNLQSLIGKCHQSGKKVLIHLELLGGFKPDQAGISLLKNYYKVDGVISSNLSALRFAKKEGLLTIFRVLLIDSRSLDQSIDIVKHNPPDAIEILPAEYACQCLELISRNLKGFDVIFIAGGFVKRKYLVDKIFHAGFKGITTSEPGLW
- a CDS encoding FGGY-family carbohydrate kinase, which translates into the protein MNQQYVMGIDNGGTVTKAAIYDRSGNVVAIASKSTQMLTPKEFHTERDINELWAANVEVIKKAIAQSGIDASQITGVAVTGHGNGLYMVDETGTPVRNGIISTDSRAKAYVEKWYREPTFLTDILPKTMQSIWAGQPVALLAWLKDHEPETLSKARYIFMVKDLIRFYLTGDAFLELTDISGTNLINVRDRDYDSSLLAWWGLAELRDKLPPIKLSTDCCGYITDEVARLTGLCAGTPVSGGVFDISASSVASGINTLDKLAIITGTWSINEYVTDHPVIDKDLFMTSIYPIEGKWLITEASPTSASNLEWFINNFMEGDRTTAAAQGSSVYELCNELVSTTTADESHLLFFPFVFGSNTIPDASAGFIGLNSFHKKAHFLRAIYEGVAFSHLYHTERLRNINPNLSRTIRIAGGVTNSPVWLQVFADIFQSTLEIVDVKEHGTLGTAMTAAVMVGWFDDVFAASNEMVHVSRTVAPNPDNNKVYQDKYQLYKNLLSEMQSPWKSCSNYITH